In Brevibacillus brevis, a genomic segment contains:
- a CDS encoding phospho-sugar mutase, with translation MDTNHVGDPGPDTVEAYNRWLRHAGMPADLLEELRQIGSDSREVEDRFYKHLEFGTGGMRGVIGAGTNRINVYTVRRAAHGIARYLDKKGETAKSKGVAIAYDSRKYSDVFALQVAAILAHSGNRVYLFQHLAPTPLLSFAIRHLQASAGIVITASHNPSEYNGIKVYNEEGGQITEQDAADIYAEIQRTGDPLLLPEEDPAASDRADAIATIGKEITEAYAQRVEQLLCQRPLIKAEGDSLSIVYTPLHGTGIQVIPDLLRRVGFSRVHLVPQQAKPDSEFPTVKAPNPEERDVFALALSLASEKQADLVMATDPDADRLGVLVKTKHGYEMLNGNQLGALLLHYLLEQSSSKGRPLQNGLVLKTIVTSDLGGKIAESYGVTTENTLTGFKYIGEKIQECQTTGSHTFVFGYEESYGYLAGDFVRDKDAVQIAVLVAEMVLVHRRRGKNLFEVLEEIYATYGYFREELLSLTIEGRAGRQEMEESIARLRENPVKQVAGYGVHAVEDYERRERTVIGTGETQPLSLPRSNVIKIIMQDGSWIAVRPSGTEPKMKVYFSAYSPSSMAEADAKMAAFQAAVPDLIGRSR, from the coding sequence GTGGATACGAATCACGTAGGAGATCCTGGACCTGATACTGTTGAAGCGTACAATCGCTGGCTGCGCCACGCAGGCATGCCGGCAGACCTTTTGGAGGAGCTGCGGCAGATCGGCTCGGACAGCCGTGAAGTGGAGGACCGCTTTTACAAGCATTTGGAATTTGGAACAGGAGGAATGCGGGGAGTCATCGGCGCCGGAACCAATCGGATCAATGTCTATACGGTCCGACGTGCCGCGCATGGAATTGCCCGCTATCTGGATAAAAAGGGTGAGACGGCAAAGAGCAAGGGCGTTGCCATCGCCTACGATTCACGAAAGTACTCCGATGTATTTGCCCTGCAAGTTGCCGCTATTCTGGCGCATTCCGGCAACAGGGTGTACCTGTTTCAGCACCTCGCGCCGACTCCGCTGCTCTCCTTTGCCATTCGCCATCTGCAAGCCTCCGCAGGTATCGTGATCACCGCCAGCCATAATCCATCAGAATACAACGGAATCAAGGTATATAACGAGGAAGGCGGCCAAATTACAGAGCAAGACGCCGCGGACATCTACGCTGAAATCCAGCGGACGGGAGATCCTCTCCTGCTTCCGGAAGAAGATCCTGCAGCCTCCGACCGCGCTGATGCGATCGCCACGATCGGCAAAGAAATCACGGAGGCCTACGCGCAGCGAGTCGAGCAGCTGCTATGTCAACGGCCGCTCATAAAGGCGGAGGGCGACAGCCTGTCTATCGTGTATACCCCTCTGCACGGCACGGGGATACAGGTGATCCCGGACCTTTTGCGGCGGGTCGGTTTCAGCCGTGTCCATCTCGTCCCTCAGCAGGCGAAGCCCGATTCGGAGTTTCCAACCGTCAAGGCACCAAATCCGGAAGAGCGGGACGTATTTGCGCTCGCCCTTTCGCTGGCCTCCGAAAAACAGGCCGATCTCGTCATGGCGACGGACCCGGATGCCGATCGACTCGGAGTATTGGTCAAAACAAAGCACGGCTACGAGATGCTGAACGGAAATCAGCTCGGCGCCTTGCTCCTGCACTATTTGCTGGAGCAGTCCTCGTCGAAAGGACGTCCCTTGCAAAACGGACTCGTATTGAAAACCATCGTCACCTCGGACCTCGGGGGAAAAATCGCGGAGAGCTACGGCGTGACGACAGAAAATACACTCACGGGCTTCAAGTACATCGGCGAAAAAATTCAGGAGTGCCAAACAACCGGCTCACATACGTTCGTATTCGGATACGAGGAAAGCTACGGGTACTTGGCAGGTGATTTCGTCCGGGACAAGGACGCGGTCCAGATCGCCGTGCTGGTGGCCGAGATGGTGCTGGTTCATCGCCGCCGAGGCAAGAATCTGTTTGAAGTATTGGAGGAGATTTACGCCACGTACGGCTATTTTCGGGAAGAGCTCCTGTCGCTTACCATCGAAGGCAGAGCGGGTCGGCAGGAAATGGAGGAAAGCATCGCCCGTCTGCGCGAAAATCCTGTAAAACAGGTGGCGGGGTATGGTGTTCATGCTGTAGAGGACTATGAGCGCCGGGAAAGAACGGTGATTGGCACCGGGGAAACGCAACCGCTGTCCTTGCCGAGATCCAATGTCATCAAGATCATCATGCAGGACGGCTCATGGATCGCGGTCCGCCCATCGGGTACGGAGCCGAAGATGAAGGTATACTTCAGTGCGTACTCCCCATCCTCCATGGCGGAGGCCGATGCGAAAATGGCGGCGTTTCAGGCGGCCGTGCCAGACTTGATCGGCAGATCCAG
- a CDS encoding sigma-70 family RNA polymerase sigma factor — translation MQDDREVIAEVLQGDKEAYALIVNKYKGKVASILQRSLRHPHEVEDVLQEVFIKAYYSLSDYRPNHSFSAWLYRIAINRGIDELRKRRRAPFPAEIDADLADECPIPEEVYLEKEQRRALRQKMMGLDKEYRTVLALHYLQQLSYKEIGSKLSLSVDTVRMRLSYARKKLRDHFIRTEQKGENRL, via the coding sequence ATGCAGGACGATCGAGAGGTCATTGCGGAGGTTCTTCAGGGAGACAAAGAGGCCTATGCTCTGATCGTCAACAAATACAAAGGAAAAGTCGCTTCCATTCTCCAAAGAAGCTTGCGTCATCCCCACGAGGTCGAGGATGTCTTGCAGGAGGTATTTATCAAGGCGTACTACAGTCTTTCTGATTATCGGCCGAATCACTCATTCTCCGCTTGGCTGTATCGAATCGCCATAAATCGGGGCATCGACGAGCTGCGAAAGCGAAGACGAGCTCCTTTCCCCGCTGAGATTGATGCCGATCTGGCAGATGAGTGTCCGATACCAGAGGAAGTCTATCTGGAGAAAGAGCAGCGCAGGGCATTGCGGCAGAAGATGATGGGGCTGGACAAGGAATACAGGACGGTGCTCGCGCTTCACTATCTCCAGCAGCTCAGCTACAAGGAGATTGGCAGCAAACTGTCGCTGTCCGTGGATACCGTGCGGATGCGTCTTTCCTATGCCAGAAAAAAGCTTCGCGACCATTTCATCCGGACGGAGCAAAAAGGGGAGAATCGGCTTTGA
- a CDS encoding Nif3-like dinuclear metal center hexameric protein — protein MTTIQDVVIALDTLSGGRVSRTETEHPFSIWKDSGIRGKKVLESPGLVWGDPSRPVKKLAVAMTLSEHDIELAAATGVDAIVAHHPIADAASSGGVTLKNYLNLSGLAVLELHEAFHGLHPGIAFLHGHRVRYSDIHFGGEEGNVLFVGTVFPEVKTLGDILSRLHSYMGVDEDAELLKMEKEIRGSSSAVEASLVTQGRIVLGSKESAVKHVLHIFPHTGFSPSHLRQAKERFPEADTVIASISRVRSDSELVREAERLGLAFVIGNCHVLEILENGLPLAYALDKLLPDVEVVLFRERVTSIPLREMGGERIRQYAEMMADHYLVNKVQV, from the coding sequence ATGACAACCATTCAAGATGTAGTGATTGCATTGGACACGCTGTCGGGAGGAAGGGTGAGCCGGACAGAAACAGAGCATCCGTTTTCGATTTGGAAGGACTCGGGGATACGCGGAAAAAAAGTGCTGGAGAGCCCCGGGCTCGTGTGGGGAGACCCCTCTCGGCCGGTAAAAAAGCTGGCGGTGGCGATGACCCTGTCAGAGCATGACATCGAATTGGCGGCCGCTACAGGGGTAGACGCCATTGTGGCTCATCACCCGATTGCGGACGCAGCCAGTTCGGGAGGAGTGACCTTAAAAAACTACCTGAATCTATCGGGCCTGGCAGTGCTGGAGCTCCACGAGGCCTTTCACGGATTGCACCCCGGTATCGCCTTTTTGCATGGGCACCGGGTCCGGTATTCCGATATTCATTTCGGCGGGGAGGAAGGAAACGTCCTGTTCGTTGGTACGGTGTTCCCCGAGGTCAAGACCTTGGGCGATATCCTGAGCAGGCTCCATTCGTATATGGGGGTCGACGAAGACGCAGAACTGCTGAAGATGGAAAAGGAGATCCGGGGCAGCTCATCGGCCGTAGAGGCTTCTCTCGTGACACAGGGTCGCATCGTGCTGGGCAGCAAGGAGAGCGCGGTCAAGCACGTGCTGCATATCTTTCCCCACACCGGCTTTTCCCCGTCCCATTTGCGACAGGCGAAAGAGCGGTTCCCGGAGGCAGATACCGTGATTGCGTCGATCAGCCGCGTCCGAAGCGACAGCGAATTGGTCCGCGAGGCAGAGCGGCTGGGGCTGGCATTTGTCATTGGAAACTGCCACGTCCTCGAGATTCTGGAGAACGGCCTTCCGCTGGCTTATGCGCTCGACAAGCTCCTTCCCGATGTGGAGGTGGTTTTGTTCCGCGAGCGGGTGACGTCCATTCCACTCAGGGAAATGGGGGGAGAGAGAATCAGGCAATACGCGGAAATGATGGCGGATCACTACCTGGTGAACAAAGTGCAGGTGTAG
- a CDS encoding DUF4179 domain-containing protein — protein MSCLTQRDLIAYMEDKLSPRDKRELESHLDHCVHCQRQLEHFVDGLDQADEALPGDLLPKHLDQKIIRSLSAHPVRVLSPTALSYEQPLWKKRSIAIMKRTTIAAAAIALAISGGMLISPNFAQYVNAAISSSSLQKDLPANAVSKSKFADVGDRGIQEAAQNGFAVPIRASVTDQGITFEVQEVVADPLRISMMVTVKDKNGRFMDLGWNDLYERADREPAITLKDKLGNILKSSRNAEDRNPNEYWDSYTYPNDGFLILNRELRSYFDDPKQIPDVLVVDFNINKISDRKGNWKLSVPVDMKKAKAATHIQEINKTYTTRQGLTLDVKQMTFAPSGIELVIDRNAKKDERSGYSYQLVDEQGEVLGSWDSADAWKIPRNQSHVNGWINWSKSVPTQNGVRDFQYFYPIDDDKGISFELESVYYEEPAAFRVKLDLDRMEKETVTAEEKGDRFTFKKYVRKPEDIVDFEEGRGDLLQVNPDGTTSKIEAYHLAYDGLLGESTAPMYPFDAWSITDENGKEREVQFLIDKTEYKNGRTIVQGGMLVFKPLPKQLTISYDKKMTENRNVNWEIPIVAGK, from the coding sequence TTGAGCTGTCTAACGCAAAGAGATCTGATCGCCTATATGGAAGACAAGCTGTCACCAAGAGACAAAAGGGAGCTGGAGAGTCATCTGGATCATTGCGTGCATTGCCAGCGGCAGCTGGAGCATTTCGTCGATGGTCTGGACCAAGCAGATGAGGCGCTTCCGGGAGATCTTCTGCCCAAGCATCTCGACCAGAAGATCATCCGTTCTCTCTCTGCTCACCCAGTCAGAGTATTGAGCCCCACCGCACTTTCGTACGAACAGCCCTTGTGGAAAAAGAGGAGCATCGCCATTATGAAAAGAACGACAATTGCTGCTGCAGCCATAGCCCTTGCCATATCGGGAGGAATGCTGATTTCCCCGAATTTTGCCCAGTACGTAAATGCCGCCATCTCGAGCAGCTCCCTTCAAAAGGATCTTCCTGCGAATGCTGTAAGCAAAAGCAAATTTGCCGATGTCGGAGACCGCGGTATCCAAGAGGCGGCCCAAAACGGATTTGCCGTGCCGATCAGAGCAAGCGTTACCGACCAAGGAATTACGTTTGAAGTGCAAGAGGTCGTGGCTGACCCGCTGCGCATCAGCATGATGGTGACGGTGAAAGACAAAAACGGCAGGTTCATGGATCTAGGCTGGAACGACTTGTATGAACGAGCCGATAGGGAGCCAGCGATTACACTGAAGGACAAATTGGGTAACATATTGAAGTCTTCTCGAAATGCAGAAGATCGCAACCCGAATGAATATTGGGACAGCTACACGTATCCGAATGACGGGTTCCTGATTCTGAATCGTGAGCTGCGAAGCTATTTCGATGACCCGAAGCAGATCCCAGACGTACTGGTGGTCGACTTCAACATCAATAAAATTAGCGATAGGAAGGGAAACTGGAAGCTGTCCGTGCCGGTGGATATGAAAAAAGCCAAAGCGGCGACCCATATTCAAGAGATTAACAAGACCTATACGACCAGACAAGGGCTGACGCTAGACGTAAAACAAATGACATTTGCGCCAAGCGGCATCGAGCTGGTCATCGACCGGAACGCCAAGAAAGACGAGAGGAGTGGCTACAGCTATCAGCTTGTGGATGAACAGGGAGAGGTCCTGGGCTCATGGGATTCGGCAGATGCATGGAAAATCCCCAGAAATCAAAGCCATGTGAACGGTTGGATAAACTGGAGCAAGTCCGTGCCTACCCAGAACGGGGTCAGAGACTTCCAATACTTCTATCCGATCGACGATGACAAAGGCATAAGCTTTGAGCTGGAGTCTGTCTATTACGAAGAACCGGCAGCTTTTCGCGTAAAGCTCGATCTTGACCGAATGGAAAAAGAAACCGTTACAGCAGAGGAGAAGGGAGATCGCTTTACGTTTAAGAAGTACGTCAGGAAGCCGGAGGACATCGTTGATTTCGAGGAAGGAAGGGGAGACCTCCTGCAGGTTAATCCAGACGGCACAACCAGCAAAATAGAAGCCTATCACCTTGCCTATGATGGCTTGCTCGGTGAAAGCACTGCTCCCATGTACCCGTTTGATGCCTGGTCGATTACCGACGAAAATGGCAAAGAGCGCGAGGTGCAATTCTTGATCGATAAAACCGAGTATAAAAATGGAAGAACGATCGTACAGGGAGGGATGCTGGTGTTCAAGCCTCTTCCAAAACAATTGACGATCTCCTATGACAAAAAGATGACGGAGAACCGAAATGTTAATTGGGAGATTCCGATTGTGGCCGGGAAATAA
- a CDS encoding LysR family transcriptional regulator, producing the protein MELRQLITFRTVASTLHFSRAAEVLNYVPSNVTMQIKALEDELGVRLFDRLGKQLVLTTAGKRFLTHIQSVLDKLDEARSAVHDNENVSGTLTVSANEVLCAYRLPIVFHLFRSRYPGVRLIFRSVPNQHLKQTLFEGTADVVFMLDEPILSSTLAVEPLVEETFRFFAAPDHPLAKRTVLQLEDFHGQVFLTNEQGCPYRTMFDRQFEKKGIDRITYLEFQNAEAIKQCAITGIGIAFLPEMTTKAEVERGELVVLPWTIPDLHVYTQMLWHRDKWLSPILSSFIEAAREVLTIEGTNQAVG; encoded by the coding sequence ATGGAATTGCGCCAACTGATTACGTTCCGCACGGTTGCATCCACGTTGCATTTCAGTCGGGCTGCGGAAGTGCTGAACTACGTCCCCTCCAACGTCACGATGCAAATAAAAGCATTGGAGGATGAGCTCGGTGTTCGTCTCTTTGACCGTTTGGGCAAGCAGCTCGTTCTCACGACTGCGGGCAAACGCTTTTTAACACATATCCAAAGCGTTCTGGACAAGTTGGACGAAGCTCGCAGCGCCGTTCATGACAATGAAAATGTAAGCGGCACCCTCACAGTAAGTGCGAACGAGGTTCTTTGCGCCTATCGGCTTCCGATTGTCTTTCACCTATTTCGCTCGCGCTATCCGGGAGTGCGTCTCATCTTCCGCTCCGTTCCCAATCAACATCTCAAGCAAACGCTCTTTGAGGGAACCGCAGATGTCGTCTTTATGCTGGACGAACCCATTCTCTCGAGTACACTTGCAGTGGAGCCGTTGGTAGAAGAAACGTTCCGCTTTTTCGCCGCACCCGATCATCCACTCGCAAAACGAACTGTACTACAGCTGGAAGATTTTCACGGACAAGTGTTCCTGACCAATGAACAGGGTTGTCCCTATCGCACCATGTTTGACCGGCAATTTGAGAAAAAAGGGATTGATCGTATTACGTATTTAGAGTTTCAAAATGCCGAAGCCATTAAGCAATGTGCCATTACGGGAATCGGTATTGCCTTTCTTCCCGAAATGACAACGAAAGCGGAAGTGGAACGAGGCGAGCTTGTTGTTCTTCCATGGACAATTCCGGACTTGCACGTGTATACACAGATGCTATGGCATCGAGACAAGTGGCTTTCACCAATCCTGTCATCGTTCATAGAAGCAGCGAGGGAGGTACTCACCATAGAGGGGACGAATCAAGCCGTTGGGTGA
- a CDS encoding Na-translocating system protein MpsC family protein: protein MNPLELSAGQLKQELTKVYNEVNVQLFQIGVKRLRVDFVGDRILFMTYHRRVPAMSSIDGKNRELTRMMDVLLIDEFKVHLKKRLEAKYGIKVVSILKDYDPETELSATAVVLDRDVETYLKRQI, encoded by the coding sequence ATGAATCCGCTAGAGTTGAGTGCAGGTCAGTTGAAGCAAGAATTGACCAAAGTCTACAACGAAGTGAATGTGCAGCTGTTTCAGATTGGGGTCAAACGGCTGCGAGTCGATTTCGTGGGCGACCGGATTTTGTTCATGACCTACCATCGACGAGTCCCTGCTATGAGCTCGATCGACGGGAAAAACCGGGAGCTTACACGAATGATGGACGTGCTCTTGATCGATGAGTTCAAAGTGCATCTGAAAAAACGTCTGGAAGCGAAGTATGGCATCAAGGTGGTCTCCATTCTAAAGGATTACGACCCGGAAACCGAGCTGTCGGCAACCGCAGTCGTACTCGACAGAGATGTGGAGACGTACCTCAAACGGCAAATCTGA
- a CDS encoding alpha/beta fold hydrolase — MDYEIFDLGDVTLQSGVTLPNAFLAYKTYGRLNEKKDNVIVYPTAFGDQHVQNEWLIGNGMALDPQKYFIIVPNLLGNGLSSSPSNTPPPFDRANFPQVTIYDNVTFQHRLVTETFGIQKIALVVGWSMGGIQAFQWGASYPDMVERIAPFAGVAKTWPQTYVVLDGMKAALMAAVRFDSSKLDQLTSSDMRAVGRVYAGWGVSQAFYREELYRELGFDSLEDFVTGVWEDSFMKMDPHNVLAMLWTGQHADISANPVYNGDFDAALGGIKALACIMPGSTDLFCPADDNEYEAKLIPHADFTPIESIWGHFAGRGINRADNHFIDDNLKRLLALRTNE, encoded by the coding sequence ATGGATTACGAGATTTTTGATTTGGGAGACGTTACCTTGCAATCAGGAGTGACGTTACCGAACGCTTTTCTTGCGTATAAGACTTATGGAAGATTGAATGAAAAGAAAGATAATGTCATCGTCTATCCAACTGCGTTTGGCGATCAGCATGTTCAAAATGAATGGTTGATTGGAAACGGCATGGCACTAGATCCACAGAAATATTTCATCATTGTGCCAAATTTGTTGGGCAACGGATTATCTTCGTCTCCCAGCAACACGCCTCCCCCATTCGACCGGGCTAATTTTCCACAGGTAACCATCTATGACAACGTTACATTTCAGCATCGGCTGGTGACCGAAACATTCGGCATTCAAAAGATCGCTCTCGTAGTAGGATGGTCAATGGGAGGCATTCAAGCATTCCAATGGGGAGCAAGTTATCCGGACATGGTAGAACGAATTGCCCCTTTCGCCGGAGTTGCCAAGACTTGGCCCCAAACGTATGTGGTCCTGGACGGAATGAAAGCTGCACTCATGGCTGCGGTCCGCTTCGATTCAAGTAAATTAGACCAATTGACTTCTTCAGACATGCGTGCCGTTGGCCGTGTCTATGCGGGATGGGGCGTATCGCAGGCGTTTTACAGAGAGGAACTATACCGTGAGCTGGGATTTGACTCATTGGAGGATTTTGTGACTGGCGTCTGGGAAGATAGCTTTATGAAGATGGATCCGCACAATGTCCTGGCCATGTTATGGACAGGCCAACACGCAGACATAAGTGCAAATCCCGTCTATAACGGAGATTTCGACGCGGCGCTAGGAGGCATAAAAGCGCTTGCCTGCATCATGCCAGGAAGCACAGATCTCTTCTGCCCGGCGGACGATAACGAATACGAGGCGAAGCTAATCCCTCATGCAGATTTCACACCTATCGAGTCGATCTGGGGCCATTTTGCCGGTCGCGGTATCAACCGTGCCGATAATCATTTTATTGATGACAACCTCAAACGCTTGTTGGCGCTTCGTACGAACGAATAA
- a CDS encoding LCP family protein: MKRILRTLGVILVLGAGGAAYTFYQFYKNVEQTATAIYEPLPELPAAEQQPDPPVQPASTEKKQSEEVPAQQKPISILLFGVDKRGADEGRSDTIIYLASNPALKQTLMFSIPRDTRTQIYGSKKEDKINHAYAFGGMASTVHTVESFLDTPIDYYVKVDMEGFSKIIDSLGGVQVDNTFPFSYEGYRFEKGKIVLDGKKALAYARMRHDDPEGDFGRNKRQQLIIQQLMAKAKQISTVSKLDEVLANIGESVKTNLTFDNMQDLMFHYKSALDQVNVLRINGQGEMLNGIYYYQVSAEERARIKQQIDAVLHGSAENQHS, translated from the coding sequence ATGAAAAGGATATTGCGAACGCTGGGCGTCATCTTGGTGCTGGGGGCGGGAGGGGCCGCCTATACGTTTTACCAGTTTTACAAAAACGTGGAGCAAACAGCGACTGCGATCTACGAGCCATTGCCTGAACTGCCTGCCGCGGAGCAGCAGCCTGACCCGCCTGTGCAGCCAGCATCCACGGAGAAGAAGCAAAGCGAGGAAGTGCCTGCACAGCAGAAGCCGATTTCCATCTTGCTGTTCGGCGTCGACAAGCGGGGAGCGGATGAGGGCCGATCCGATACGATCATCTACCTTGCGAGCAATCCGGCGCTGAAACAGACGCTCATGTTCAGCATCCCGCGGGATACGCGGACCCAGATTTACGGGAGCAAAAAAGAAGACAAAATCAACCACGCCTACGCGTTCGGTGGAATGGCCTCCACTGTGCATACCGTGGAAAGCTTCTTGGACACCCCGATCGACTATTACGTCAAGGTGGACATGGAAGGCTTCTCCAAAATCATCGACTCCCTGGGCGGGGTGCAGGTAGACAATACGTTTCCGTTCAGCTACGAGGGATACCGCTTCGAGAAAGGGAAGATCGTGCTCGATGGGAAAAAAGCGCTGGCCTACGCCCGGATGCGGCACGACGACCCCGAGGGAGACTTTGGCCGCAACAAGCGGCAGCAGCTGATCATCCAGCAGCTGATGGCCAAAGCCAAGCAAATTTCGACGGTCAGCAAGCTGGATGAAGTGCTGGCGAACATCGGGGAAAGCGTCAAAACAAACCTGACATTCGACAACATGCAGGACCTGATGTTTCACTACAAGAGCGCGCTCGATCAGGTGAACGTGCTCCGCATCAACGGGCAGGGAGAAATGCTGAACGGAATCTACTACTACCAAGTGTCAGCCGAAGAGCGAGCGCGGATCAAGCAGCAGATCGACGCGGTGCTGCATGGGAGCGCGGAGAACCAACATTCATAG
- a CDS encoding GNAT family N-acetyltransferase — MEFKTATVHHLPAIVRLLADDELGATRERYEHPLPKAYVDAFSKMNQQIGNSIIVALDNHEVIGCLQLTIIPGLARLGMTRGQIEGVRIDSRYRGKGVGEALFRYAINEARAMGCGMIQLTTDKKRKDAHRFYERLGFVASHDGMKLLLSE; from the coding sequence ATGGAATTTAAAACGGCAACTGTACACCATCTTCCCGCAATTGTCCGATTATTAGCGGATGATGAATTGGGTGCTACCCGTGAGCGCTATGAACACCCACTGCCAAAAGCGTACGTGGATGCTTTTTCAAAGATGAACCAGCAGATTGGGAATTCCATAATCGTTGCTTTGGACAACCATGAAGTTATTGGCTGTCTTCAGCTTACAATTATTCCGGGGCTAGCAAGATTAGGAATGACACGGGGTCAAATTGAGGGTGTTCGTATTGACAGTCGTTATCGTGGCAAAGGAGTCGGAGAAGCCTTATTCCGTTATGCCATTAATGAAGCTAGAGCAATGGGCTGCGGGATGATTCAACTGACAACGGATAAAAAACGTAAAGATGCTCATCGGTTCTATGAACGACTTGGATTTGTTGCGAGTCATGATGGTATGAAACTGTTACTCAGTGAGTAG